GTCTGAATATGAAAATATCCTATCAGTGTGATAGAAAGCGTGATGTTTTCCATTCTATCGGACTGCAGCTGATCAATGGCAGGATGGTAGAAGAATTCCATGACAAATTACTGAAGCTGCCGCTTAGTTCAAAAATACCGGACTACGCCTATACACTCTCTCCACTAATCAAGCCAAAAAGCGGCGTAAACAGAATCCAGTCATTTTTGAATGCCAGGGTCGAGCAAGAGGATCATACGTGGGCGGAAGAGGCAAGAAAACGCTGGCAGAAGGATCTGGAATTGCTCCATCACTTCTATGAAAATGAAGAAGAAGCGTCTGACAGCTATAAAACGGAAAAAGCTGCATTACAGGAACAATATGAACCCAAGATCAATATCGAAATTGTCAATGGGGGATTATTTTATTTAACAGATCGTGCTTTGTGATGACAAGTCCCTAAAAAAACAAACCCGGCTATAGTTTAAGCCGGGTTTTCCAGTTAGTTCTTTTTCTTTTTGATGCTCGACATCAGCATGAATGGCAGGATGCCAAACCACCTGAACATAAAGGTAGCTTCTGCTTCTTTTTTTGCCTGCTTCATCTTCTGGCGTTCTTCTTTCGGTTGGTCAATATATTTTACAACAGTCTGGGTAAGATATTTCACATAATCATTGGTTTTCATAGTTACACCATCCTCCGTACGTTATCAAGTATAACCAGGAGTTAGTTTTTCATACGCTGGATAATTTCATCGACAATCATAGAAACAGTTTTCTCGGAAGTATCAATCTCAATATTTGCCGTTTCTTGATATAAAGGAAGCCTGCTACTGTACAGTCTTTCCGCAGCTTCCATATTATTATTGCTTAATAAAGGCCTGGTGTCGTCACCCTTGAGCCTGCCCATAATAGCGCTGAAATCTGCATGCAGGAGAACAACATTCTTTTTTCCTTTTAAAAATTCCCTGTTCTTTTCCGACCCAATAATTCCGCCCCCAGTGGCGACAATGGCATCTGCGTTCGGCATTGAATATAAAACCTCTGACTCCATGCCACGAAATTCCTCTTCGCCTTTATTAGAGAAGATTTCATTGATTGTCATTCCGGCCTTTTTGACAATTTCCAAATCTGTGTCGTAAACATCCACTTGCAA
This portion of the Mesobacillus sp. S13 genome encodes:
- a CDS encoding YqhG family protein — translated: MQQQEIHNFLERYFTANNCDLVENNKGYMTVQLTVDLDKELMNRPFYWHYLEKTGGVPNPMKLTFITNKQQAPDDMKGEVIHFGSPRLHQIFASTKNLAGYIRLYQNNQFPVQTPLIPWIGLNMKISYQCDRKRDVFHSIGLQLINGRMVEEFHDKLLKLPLSSKIPDYAYTLSPLIKPKSGVNRIQSFLNARVEQEDHTWAEEARKRWQKDLELLHHFYENEEEASDSYKTEKAALQEQYEPKINIEIVNGGLFYLTDRAL
- a CDS encoding YqzE family protein — encoded protein: MKTNDYVKYLTQTVVKYIDQPKEERQKMKQAKKEAEATFMFRWFGILPFMLMSSIKKKKN
- a CDS encoding shikimate kinase, translated to MEAIYLIGFMGSGKTTVSQELAKKLQVDVYDTDLEIVKKAGMTINEIFSNKGEEEFRGMESEVLYSMPNADAIVATGGGIIGSEKNREFLKGKKNVVLLHADFSAIMGRLKGDDTRPLLSNNNMEAAERLYSSRLPLYQETANIEIDTSEKTVSMIVDEIIQRMKN